In Eleginops maclovinus isolate JMC-PN-2008 ecotype Puerto Natales chromosome 10, JC_Emac_rtc_rv5, whole genome shotgun sequence, the following proteins share a genomic window:
- the fam53b gene encoding protein FAM53B, translating to MCVAMVIIFKKTLEKKGADDVTSKSTDLGRFQSQTMSQGTALFSCGLMESSRWRELGRSCAIQQRPVGTSLESLWDVLPEVHNSSAHWDWDVGSTSTTITSLLHDLSLTEAASSHITAPPSKRQCRSLSCSEELGGCRSTWRPQGSRVWTAVEKRRCHSGGSVQRVGNAHLGFPAMQRSSSFSLPARCNTLELPCFSQLPSAFTSLTPSSSTILPPEPPAQPLYLSHEQICLPEPSGPSPASSPDSTPELERRGGQGGLARSRSQPCVLNDKKIGVKRRRPADTHKQRPSLDLAKMTQKLRNFHSLSCPGITVEDRCETGQTPPTLRSTALGDADASSANKRDLEDIQPRTKEGEITETVPSDPNIEEVDWMQGSTNGKDSEPLWAGLCSMRKDVYQLGGELDIEQIERN from the exons ATgtgtgttgccatggtgatcATTTTCAAGAAAACACTGGAAAAGAAGGGCGCAGACGATGTAACATCCAAAAGTACAGATTTGGGCCGG TTCCAATCACAGACCATGAGCCAGGGGACTGCCCTTTTCTCTTGTGGACTCATGG AGTCGAGCCGGTGGCGTGAGCTGGGGCGCAGCTGTGCCATACAGCAGAGGCCGGTTGGGACCAGCCTGGAGAGCCTGTGGGACGTCCTCCCTGAGGTGCACAACAGTTCTGCACACTGGGATTGGGATGTGGGCTCCACTTCGACCACAATCACCAGCTTGTTGCATGACCTCAGCTTGACTGAGGCAGCGTCCTCGCACATCACCGCCCCCCCCAGCAAGCGGCAGTGCCGGTCCTTGTCTTGCTCAGAAGAGCTCGGCGGTTGCCGCTCCACCTGGCGTCCTCAGGGCTCACGCGTGTGGACGGCGGTGGAGAAGAGGAGGTGCCACAGCGGCGGCAGCGTCCAGCGTGTGGGGAACGCGCATCTCGGCTTCCCGGCCATGCAGCGCAGCTCCAGCTTCAGCCTGCCTGCCCGCTGCAACACCCTGGAGCTTCCCTGCTTCAGCCAACTCCCCTCTGCCTTCACCAGCCTGACGCCTTCGTCCTCGACCATCCTTCCCCCCGAGCCCCCGGCACAGCCCCTCTACCTCTCACATGAACAGATCTGCCTCCCTGAGCCCAGCGGACCCTCGCCAGCCAGCTCACCTGACTCCACCCCAGAGCTGGAGCGCCGCGGTGGGCAGGGGGGTCTGGCCCGGAGCCGCTCACAGCCGTGCGTCCTCAACGACAAGAAGATTGGCGTGAAGCGCAGACGaccagctgacacacacaaacagaggccTTCTTTGGACCTGGCCAAGATGACTCAG AAACTTCGGAATTTCCACAGCCTTAGCTGCCCTGGCATCACCGTTGAAGACCGCTGCGAGACAGGCCAAACCCCGCCCACTCTCAGGAGCACCGCTCTGGGCGACGCCGACGCCTCGTCAGCAAACAAACGCGACCTGGAGGACATTCAGCCTCGGACCAAAGAGGGCGAGATCACCGAGACTGTGCCATCTGACCCCAACATCGAGGAGGTGGATTGGATGCAGGGGTCGACCAATGGGAAGGACAGTGAGCCTCTGTGGGCGGGGCTTTGTAGCATGAGGAAGGACGTGTATCAGCTTGGAGGCGAGCTTGACATTGAGCAAATTGAGAGAAACTGA
- the hpdl gene encoding 4-hydroxyphenylpyruvate dioxygenase-like protein gives MAALLNRLHHISLHVSNAEKVASDLVSKFKFSLFATRLTDTSRQLAFRKGGAVFIVNERQTQSGVSLNEELRLTDAYPCDPHPVNVGKYLQDNSIKCLYDISPHYPVDSVSNVCFEVEDVERSFRALRNLGCNFMVPPTTVQDERGPVTYSVVKSIVGNVCHTLIDRTKYMGSFLPGFDVIEKDCLPEEDMSCPITHFDHITYVCPKKATHQVMRWYEKLFGFQRFFIKSNEDVDEGFVVNHKDVGLRLTAMEYWKCSEAGITLSSVDKNEPDCKFVIAESLPGQGRNQVDTFLEQHRAPGIQHIGLYTEDIVSSAYAMAQAGVEFFSPPHAYYTEVGKQQEIVDAGHSPQLLAQNGILLDTDLCQDPSPQTTSSEKKRHLLQLFTKPLFAEDTFFLELIERRGATGFGEGNIRALWRSVQAHMENQTGDSQGEGSHKTMQSGQY, from the exons ATGGCAGCTCTCTTGAACCGGCTGCACCACATCTCTCTCCACGTTTCTAACGCGGAGAAAGTAGCTAGCGACCTTGTGTCTAAATTCAAGTTTAGTTTGTTTGCCACCAGACTAACGGACACGTCCAGGCAGCTTGCTTTCAGGAAAGGAGGAGCTGTTTTCATCGTGAATGAGAGACAAACCCAGAGCGGTGTGAGTTTGAATGAAGAGCTACGCCTTACGGATGCATATCCATGTGATCCACACCCGGTCAACGTGGGGAAATACCTCCAGGATAACTCTATAAAATGTCTGTACGATATCAGCCCACATTACCCGGTGGATTCTGTAAGCAATGTGTGTTTCgaggtggaggatgtggaaaGGTCATTCAGGGCTCTTCGCAACCTGGGCTGCAATTTCATGGTGCCCCCCACGACAGTTCAGGACGAGAGGGGTCCTGTCACCTACTCTGTGGTTAAATCTATTGTGGGAAATGTGTGCCACACACTTATTGACAGGACTAAATACATGGGGAGCTTCTTGCCAGGCTTTGATGTCATTGAAAAGGACTGCTTGCCAGAGGAGGACATGTCTTGTCCAATCACACATTTTGATCATATAACTTATGTCTGTCCCAAGAAAGCAACCCACCAGGTCATGAGGTGGTATGAGAAGCTCTTTGGTTTCCAGAGGTTTTTCATTAAAAG TAATGAAGATGTGGATGAGGGTTTTGTCGTAAACCACAAGGACGTTGGACTACGTCTTACCGCCATGGAGTACTGGAAATGCAGCGAAGCAGGTATCACTCTCTCCTCAGTGGACAAGAATGAGCCTGACTGCAAGTTTGTCATTGCAGAATCATTGCCTGGACAag GCAGGAATCAGGTTGACACCTTCTTGGAGCAGCACAGGGCCCCAGGGATCCAGCACATTGGGCTGTACACAGAAGATATTGTTTCCTCTGCATATGCAATGGCTCAAGCTGGTGTCGAGTTTTTCTCCCCTCCTCATGCCTACTACACAGAG GTTGGAAAACAGCAGGAGATTGTGGACGCAGGACACAGTCCCCAGTTGCTGGCGCAGAATGGCATTCTACTGGACACAGACCTGTGCCAGGATCCCTCACCACAGACCACATCCAGTGAAAAGAAAAG ACACCTCCTCCAGCTATTCACCAAGCCACTCTTTGCAGAGGATACCTTCTTCCTCGAGCTGATAGAGCGAAGAGGGGCCACAGGTTTTGGCGAGGGGAACATCAGGGCGCTGTGGAGGTCGGTGCAGGCGCACATGGAGAATCAGACAGGGGATTCCCAAGGAGAGGGATCCCATAAAACTATGCAATCTGGCCAGTATTAG